The Malus domestica chromosome 17, GDT2T_hap1 genome contains the following window.
GAATTGCAGAGAATCCTTCTCTTTTTGACGACGGCTGAACCACTTCAACTGCTTCCTGCAGAAATGCACATGATAAGACCATTACCACGAGAATTTAATGCAAAATCAGAATAACTGGTTATTAACTCATAGGTAACTATGTAAGGCAAAATATGTGGGAGAAAAGGTATAGGTAGTTAATTTCGGAACACCTCAAAATCAGCCATAGTGATTGTGAGCTTTTCCATTTCTTCAGGCAACCATGGTTGCATCCACCACTCTTCATTGCCTTCCTCATCCATGGTATCTACAGACATATCAGTCTTCCTCTTGTGTATAATCCTTTTCATGGCAATGTTACCAGCTCTGTCAGCCAAGGCTTTCAAATCGGCCCCAACAAACCCTGGTGTCGACCTGGCTATTTTAAGAAGATCAAAAGAACCTTCAAGTTTTAGGTTGCGTGTAAGCACAGAAAGAATCTTAACCCTAGCATTTTCATCTGGAACGCCTAAAACAATCTCACGGTCAAATCGACCCGGCCTCCTTAGAGCACCGTCAACAGCATCAGGCCTATTGGTCGCTCCAATTACAAGAACATAGCCAGACTTGTTATCTGAACTTTGTGAGTTAGAATCTGCATCAGCTGATTGCACAAGCCTATGAGATTCATCCATGCAAGTCATTAGTTGTGTGACAATTCGCCTCTCCATCTCACGCTGCAAACTTTCTCTTTTCGAAGCAATTGCATCAATTTCATCAATAAATACAATTGAAGGGGCAGTTCTGTAAGCTTTAGAAAAAAGCTCTCGTATATTTTCTTCGGATGCACCTAAAATTAATGATAGCCATGGCAACTTATTACAATTTTACATAAGGAATTTCAGGAACATAAGAACCTTAACAGTACAAGATTTTTCAGCTTGAAAATTTCAGTCATTGAAACTATGAAATGAGTGATGGCAATACCTGAGACACCAGAGACGACTTCGGTGGCAGAAATCTTATAAAAGGGAATGCCGGTTTCATTGGCAATGGCATGAGCCAATTTGGTCTTGCCACAGCCGGGGGGGCCATACAACAGAATCCCAGACATTGGCCTAACTCCGAGCCACAGCGGGAGCTCTGGATGGCGAAGCGGCACAATCACCTCCATCTTCAGCTCCTCAATCACCTTCTCCATCCCACCTAAGTCTCTAAACCTCGGCCCCTCACTCCCCTTCACCTCAACCTCTCTGGAAACCGATCCCTTGGCTTCAGCTTCTCGGAATGTCTCTTGCCCCCCTCGCCCTCCATTTTCGCTCATCAGCCCAACCTTCTCGCGACCAGGAAGCTCAATTTCtacattcttctccttcttatCCTCGGCCGCCTTGGGCTTCAAGGCGCTGCTGGATCCCATATAAGATGCCCGGAGGCTCGATTTCATCACATCAAACTCCGGCTCCACTTTCTCGCTGTATATGGCGTCGTCCGAGTCCGATGTCGACACCGCCccatcctcatcctcctcttcttcctcatcatcatcatctgaaGATGGACGATCACCATTGCTCTGGCGAATCCTTCTGACGTGCGCCGTCTCCATTCTCTGCAATCTCTCCTCCATCTTATTGGCCTTCCGCCTCCTCTTGGAATTGCTATGGTcgacttcttcatcttcttcgtcgTCTTCTAGGTCGCTGACATGGATTAGGGTTTTGGATAGCTTGAAGGAAGGGGAGTCTAGGGTTTGCTGGACGAACTTGGTGAAAGACTGGAGCTTGATGCGGTGGTAATCTTTGTAATTAGTGCGAAGTTGGTGGACGATTTCGTCGAGAGAGGAGGAGCGGAGGTGCTTGAAGGTCTCCAGACGACAACGGAGAACCTTCTGCTTTTGTTCGGAGAGGGACCTCCCGCCTCCATCGAACCTTCTTCCCGTCTTCTTCATCTCTTACTTGGCAATGTTGGGTGCACAGTATCAGGGAGCCAAACCAAACTCAATTGAAACGTGAGGCGCGCTTAATTTAATTAGGGTTAGGATTTAGGTGGCCATTAAAACGGCGCAGTTTAAATGCTGTtgattatataatttttatttttcaataatattttttatggaTTTTTCAATAATGTGTTGGTTTTTTGGACAGAAAAAAATAGAGGAGTAATTAAGGATTTGTTTGCAATAGTTACATGTATTTAGGACAATGTTTACCTTAATAGTCAAATGataattgtattaaatacacaTATTCAAATTAATATTTCTTAATCATTAAATACATGCAATATTATAATCAATCCCGTAATTTAAACCAATCCAATTTAAATGATAAGATTTTAAATTTGTGGCCGAATTTTTCACGTAATAtacttttttttagtacattgatTTTTTACACTAAGGAAATGAGGAAATCAGCTAACCCACACAATTGGCAACCTAATATAGTATTGAATTGATcattcacgagattcgaacccaATACCTCACTTCAATGTGAAAAAAAGTACCATCAGACCGTAGTAATGAGTGGTTTTCACATAATATACTTTTATGAACATTATTATATTACGCATTATGAGAATGGTATGATATCTCGTCTTCTTTTTTCAATCGAAAGAATAGTATCTTCAATATATCGAAGTCACCAAATTTGTCACATATTAATCATGGAAGGAGATTCAATAACAAATATAGCCATGGGTCTACAACCATCTCTGTATCAAGCTAGATTCGCAACAATTATAGCCCTTGGAGGGTGGATTAACTCGAATATGAAGCAAGGAAGCGACTCAGCCACTAAAACGATGAGGGCCACGATCACCTTAGAAACTAACCGGTAGAAAGTGATTTCGACCCACCACAACCACATGCCCGACTCAAACCCACGAATCTATCCCGAAATGAAAACATAGAAATGGTTGAGGATGACACTTTATTTAATGCACTAGAGAGATGGGAAAGGATGAGGCGCAAGGAAAGGGTGGAGAGAAGGAGTAGAGTGAGAAGGAAGGGGGTTTGCTGCCGACTCTAACTGTAGCAAGAGGTCAGTGGCCGTAAGATCTTTAGTTAGGGTTTGGTGTTTAGGTAACAAGGCATAGGAAAGGCAAAGAGGTTTTTCAAGACTTTATATGGTGTATAATGTGCCACATTATTTAatgcacaatttttttttttttttgttaaaagttgCTTTATTCCAACACAATAATTACACAAGAAAAGACCCAAATAcatacacaaaaacaaaaaaaaaggacctCAGAAACGACTAAAGAgcccaaaacaaagaaaacgcCGAAACAAACCCTAGCAGCTTCAACCAGCTGTCGTCGGAAAGCTGCTTACCAACCAACAGAAACAAACGTTCCCTGCACACACCTAAAAACAAGCTGAACAGAACCCCAAAACAAATTCCAAGACACTGCCGAGCACCACACCGGTAGCAGCCACACATCGGCAACAAAGTGaaacccaaaacaaaagaaGCTAGTGGGAAAGAGCAACCCACTAGCAACAGTGTCATCAAAGGCAATCCCAAGGAAGGTGGTGGTGTGAATATCCGAGTGAAAACTCTACGCACCTTCcggataaaatgcaaaaaatcGCGGTACAAATATGGAGACACCAAACCAGGATGTGAAGTCGAAGAAAGATGTGGCTGATTGGGTGGAAGATGGATTGAAGTGTCGAGGAAagtggaagaaaaatgagaaaaagatggaaagaagatgcaaagaaagggaaaaaggaagaaacggtagaatgataaaaaagaaaaaggaaaaaaagtagaaggaaggaagaaggaaagtggaagggaggagagaagggagaaaaAACGGGGGAAAAGTGGAAGTTGGAAGAAAGTGACGATCAGGCCCTTGGAGAGGGGGAAACTGAAGCTCAgggagaaggaaggaaaaagaaaagtggaaaaggagaagaagaggagtGCCACCGATCCTGGTCATAGCTTAAGGTCTACGGCTGCGGGAAGGATGAAACGGAGAACACTCAAACATTGTTGAGAAAGGCTCTCACAAGGAGAGAAAAGCTGAGAGCTTGCTAAGTTTTAAATTGGTTAGGGACTGATTGTATGAATTACAGAAAAAAGGTTCAGCATTTAATGCACAACTTTGGTGCATGAAGTATATGCAGCACCACCCATTGTGAAATATACAACTTATGAATCATGAATACTGACGACGCTAAAGATCGAATTGTACTAAAAATCGCAATGCACGATGATAGGTGTTGTGCTAGACCAACCCAACAAGAGTTCTTAACCTTCTTTTGGAAGAAACGAAAGCAAAATAATTTTCTGGAAAGTTCCAAGGACACCATCTTAACTGTTCATGTTCAATTACTTAAACTACAGTATGgtaatattcctcttcacttgtaagtgtgaGGTATTAAATTCGAATTTCGTAGATCACGAATTCGATATCGAATTAGGTTGTTCATTATGTGGCTTCCGAACTctaatgtaaaatatatcgttgtacttaAAGATCtgacaaaagaatgaaaattctaattgaaaatTACTATCGTTGAAACcgtattttgtttaaaaaagttAAGAGAATACGTTGATTTATTAAAGAGAATATAtagatttgttaaaaaaaaaaaaagtaaacaaGTATTCGCGCAAATGGTTGATCATGCCATGTTACTTGCCAATATTCTTATATTCTCACAAAGGTAAGGTTACTATCGTATGAACTCATTTATAATGTTTGCCGATATTTTTGTCTATCAGAATATGAAATTTAAGAAACTGTTTCTACTACAACAACGGGTTGTATTGTTCTTTGTTAAGATGTTGTGACACAACaaaatcatgtcaccaccaaaaaCTTAGTGATTAAGTATCAAATCTTTCGTAAAAATTAACATATGCTCACATACAAAGTGTTTGTGAaaggttttaattttattttaaaaataaaataagagaagAGAGAATGTGGGACTGGAAACAgaggttatttttattttttaattagaattCAAATATGTatagcttaaaaaaaaaattaatggtgtaaaattacattattatcggttttttttatttatcttcaAATTTAATTATAGTGTTAGAATGATATTTCATGAAATTTTACAATAAAAGGTctattaatatataatttaaatttccaatctctctctacaattttcatttttcaagttTTTACTTCTCTATACTTTTCTTCTCCACTCTCCCTCTCTTACtctctccttttattttctggaAAAGATTCAAGGATTTTCAGAACTAATTGGAAAAATATTCCATTTAAATGGAAGTTTAACTGATTACAACATCGATCTCATGGAAAACTATTGAATTAAAACGAGCCTTGCTGCGGATGAGTCGATGACCCATTAATTCAGGgaattcataatttatttttcatttaaaaaaaaatcggcAAAGGAGACTGAATAATTTAACATCAATTAGTAACCATAAAAAGTAATAGCATCGCAACACATAATCCCCAATCGAAGAGATTCAATCATTCAAAAAGTGAAATTCATATATAAAATCCAAGCAAACAAACACCCCTACATCGTTTTTACATCAAAATAAGTACTACAAACGGAAAATTAGACATAAATAATCAGCCCTTCTTCCACGAATTTCCTAAATAATAGAGATGGATCAGCGTCTGATGTGCTTAACCCTGAACCAGCCCTTCTTCCACGAATTTCCGACGATCCTCACTCCTTTGTTCACCAAGTGTTTCAGCTCCCTCACCTTGTTCCCCAACCCTGCCATTCTTTCtactttctagagagagaaaccgcctcaagttttagagagagagaaagagagcagcagagagaaagagagtagaGAGAATGGTTTGGTTTCGCGGGGTTTTATGGGGGAACCATGGCGGTGCTGCTGCTGTTAGAAGAGGAGGTGCTGTTATTGTGTGTTGGCACGTCTCTTTTGAGAAGGGAGCCTCGTCGGATCCAACACGCGTCATTACGTGGCGGAAATCCAACGGAGAATGGTTTAATCGTGTCAATGCGTGATTAGCCGACGTTCATTGCGGGATAAGAATAAGGATGAACTGACA
Protein-coding sequences here:
- the LOC103405666 gene encoding cell division control protein 48 homolog C-like — encoded protein: MKKTGRRFDGGGRSLSEQKQKVLRCRLETFKHLRSSSLDEIVHQLRTNYKDYHRIKLQSFTKFVQQTLDSPSFKLSKTLIHVSDLEDDEEDEEVDHSNSKRRRKANKMEERLQRMETAHVRRIRQSNGDRPSSDDDDEEEEEDEDGAVSTSDSDDAIYSEKVEPEFDVMKSSLRASYMGSSSALKPKAAEDKKEKNVEIELPGREKVGLMSENGGRGGQETFREAEAKGSVSREVEVKGSEGPRFRDLGGMEKVIEELKMEVIVPLRHPELPLWLGVRPMSGILLYGPPGCGKTKLAHAIANETGIPFYKISATEVVSGVSGASEENIRELFSKAYRTAPSIVFIDEIDAIASKRESLQREMERRIVTQLMTCMDESHRLVQSADADSNSQSSDNKSGYVLVIGATNRPDAVDGALRRPGRFDREIVLGVPDENARVKILSVLTRNLKLEGSFDLLKIARSTPGFVGADLKALADRAGNIAMKRIIHKRKTDMSVDTMDEEGNEEWWMQPWLPEEMEKLTITMADFEEAVEVVQPSSKREGFSAIPNVKWEDVGGLDLLRKEFDRYIVRRVKYPENYEEFGVDLETGFLLYGPPGCGKTLIAKAVANEAGANFIHIKGPELLNKYVGESELAVRTLFSRARTCSPCILFFDEVDALTTKRGKEGGWVIERLLNQLLIELDGAEQRRGVFVIGATNRPDVMDRAVLRPGRFGKLIYVAPPTKDERGLILKALARKKPIDASVDLSEIGQRELCENFSGADLGALMNEAAMAALEEKLTLPERISDASPWTIKESHFEKALAKIAASVTDQQMQYYQRFGESLKAPRNKT